A window of Chaetodon trifascialis isolate fChaTrf1 chromosome 3, fChaTrf1.hap1, whole genome shotgun sequence genomic DNA:
tggcgccaGCTGAAAAGTTAatggatcaccaaagttatgaCAGTTGATCCTGAGGAACATGAAGGTCTAGAtgctgagatgtttcagtctggatcaaagcgTTGGACCGACCGACCAGCCGACACTGAGCCACACGCTGTGATGTTTGGTTATTACCTGCCCAACATGTCCGACAGGATGTCCAGCGCCTCTAACTGAACCGTCACGTCTTCTTGTTTCCCCATGGCACCAATCAGCTGGGAGGTGATCTTCTTGCACACACTGATGGTCAGGgtcaaacctggcaacccacaTAAAGACGAAAGCAGCATCTTTAATGGAAATCTGGCTACAAAAAGCTGGATGTCCCCAAATTTGGGATAAGCTGACGAGACTCTTCCTCACCTGATGAAGACAGAGGCAGCTCGGCGATCACAGTCTTCAGTCCCATGCTGGAAATGTCTCTCAGCTGCTCCTTGTCGGACATCATGTTTGAGCACAGCGTGTCCACCATTGTCTCCACCTGAGGCTCCTTCACCTTGCTCACCAGAGGGGCCAGGCTGCAAATCAAACAAACCCAAAGGATGCTTCACTCATTGGCTATGAACAGTTCATCCAAAGAAATCAGAGCACCACCCAGAGGATGAAATAAGACGGCGCCTCGCTCTCATTTTAAAGTTTCACACTGATATGTCGTTTATAGCCTCAAGCTTTAAtattctgtcctctcctttcattATCGATCTGCTTTGAGCAGCTTTTGTTGTCTAACTCTGCCAGAACAGACGTCCCCTTCACCGACAACGGCGACTTTACTGATTGTGCCTCATCTAAGGGCATAAAGTGCAGGAAACACTGATTTCCTTTCCTCGTCTATCACCTTTCATTGCTATCCTCCACCTGTCCAGCAGATGTCCTCAGATTTTTCCTCCTGTCCCAGTCACCTGAGTCCTACCTGCTCAACTGTCCCTCACTGCCCAGTTAACCCCACAGTATTCATACCACAACATCTCCACGTGCTTCACTTTGTGCCTTTGCTTTCCATCCACCTGAAGCTGAACCCTAATCTGTACCTGTCTGTAACATCCACACCTtaacccctgtgtgtgtgtgtgtgtgtgtgtgtgtgtgtgtgtgtgtgtgtgtgtgtgtgtgtgtgttcaccatTTCACAGCCAGGTTCTGCACCTCCCCGTTCTTGTCCTCCAGCAGTTTGAGCAGCATGGTCACCACCTTCCTCTCGCTGTCCTCGTCCAGCTTAATGCTGTccttctgcagctccagcatcaGGTCATTGGTGGCCATGaacctggtcacacacacacacacacacacacacacacacacacacacacacagatggagaaaCAGGAACAGTTGTgagtaaagagaaagagacGAAACATACAAATTACCTGGTGATTAAATTATGAACTTATTAAAACGTCTGATTTTATGTTGCTATGACACTAAATCTCCATGCAATATacacacttagacacacacacacacacacacacacacacacacacacacacacggatgaaATGtaagcaaacagaaaagaaaggtgacagagacagactgaatcATCAATATTATCAAGGTGATCAGTTGAGTGAAATCTGTATTATCAGGCTATTGTTGACTTACAGACCGTGAAcgcaccacagacacacacatacactgacacaCTTTCTAAAACTGCATAAAATCAGACTTTCGGTGTGATTTAGAGCAGATTAGACTAAAGTGACACACATTTAACATATGACAGAAGTGTCCTCTCACTGTCAGACACACGAGCTCTGTCTTACCTAAAATCTTTGTCGGTAGATGTCATTTTCTCCAACAAGTTGGAGATGTGGTAAGACACATTCGACATCTTGGTGCTTTGACAGCTGTCACCGACGAAAAGAAAGTTATTCTGCGACACGAGCAGAAAACTGGGGCGACAGATTTAACCCGACAACATGGCGAAGCTGGAGGGGGCAGAGGGAAGAAACACACCGGCGGGGAACTTGACACTTGGTGGGTTCAGATAAAAATAGACGTTTGGGGAAAGTGTGTCAGGGTTGTGGCGCCATCGTGTGGACACACACAATATCTTCACCTAATAGTATTAGAACGCATTTAATATTGTATTCTGTTTGTTAAATAACGTAAAACATCACACGTTCAGTTGAATTGTAGATGACAACCGCTAGTCCTTCTCTTAAAAGCGGAACATTTTCGCTCAGCCGTCTTCCTTTTAGTCAGAAAATTATCTAAATTAATTTCTATGTGGCGATATCTTGCCTCTATTGTCTTTATTTAACATTCGCAACgctttatttgatttttatgtcaACTTCTTAACCTATGGAAGCTATAGATAGTAGCTAAATCAACTTTCGTTATGTGGAACCTTTGATAGCCGTTTGTCGTTTCCGCCGGTAGAAACAGTCGTCGGACCCTGACACTGTGGGAAGCGGCTGCTGTACTTGTTGCCACGTCGGAGTAGTTGGGGATCCGGTCCATTCATTTGGAAGAAAATAAGGAGTATATTTCTGTTGGGTTTCTGGTGTAGCCGCAGTCATGGTGAGAGTAATGGCTCTTTGTTTAAACTGTCGGGGAAGCACTTTGCTAACGTTTGTGTTGAGTAACGTTGACCGTTAGCTGCTGACGTGCCCACGTAGCTAGCTCATTAGCAGACAGGATAATGGCTGAGGGCTAATTCCAAAAGCAGTGGTATGTATTCATTTCTGTGTCATTTCAGTgcgttttatttgtttgttaatttCAGGTTTCCGTCATCAACACAGTGGACACCTCCCACGAGGACATGATCGTAAGTTATCCAGTTTTCCTTCTTTACTACTTAGCTtagagctaacgttagcattctCCAAACAGACAGGGTTTATTATAAATAGCCGCAAATTTAAAAGTGAGCTTTAACCTTGATGACGTTTTCTAGCTTCATGTCGCCCGTTAGTCAGTGTTGCCAACGTAATGTGCCATTACTTTTGGGGTTAAGATAAGGGCAGGTTCAGGTTAAGATAAGGGGAAACGCTGACACTGGCTGCTGGTTTCATGTCAATATTAATGCACAGGTCAGATGTCAGTATTGGGATTTACAGACACAGTCTGTGCTTTTGGAGATTGATGGCCACATTTTAGCAAACAAGCTGACAAACCTGCACTTCAGCGCAGAGCTTCAGAGGATTGTTTCATGTATCAGTTGGTTAATAACATGGATAATGTGGATTGGAGCTAACCAACAGTTCATCGTGTGCATGCTTTCAAAACACCGCCCGCCTGCTGTGAGCATGTTGCAGTCGTAGACTCTTTTCAGAGAGAGGATTGTCGTCTCACTTCAGGTCTCGATGCTTGTCTGTTTCAGCATGATGCTCAGATGGACTATTATGGTACTCGACTCGCCACCTGTTCCTCTGACCGCACCGTAAAGATCTTCGATGTCAGAAACGGAGGGCAGATACTGGTAGCAGACCTCAGAGGGTGAGACATGGTGGTTCCACAGTGGTTTAGTCACTTCAcatatgaaaatatatgaacTAAATTTGggtctctctgtctgtagcCACGAGGGTCCCGTGTGGCAGGTGGCATGGGCTCACCCGATGTTCGGCAACATTCTGGCGTCCTGCTCCTACGACCGTAAAGTCATCATCTGGAAGGAGGAGAACGGGTCCTGGGACAAGATGTATGAATACACTGGACACGAGTCGTCAGGTCGGTAGATCTTGTGCAGGTTCTTCTCTTTGTACTTCGCTGTTGTGTCTCATTTGTCTCCTCTGACAGAGACATCAGTGTGTCACCATTGCTAACGCTTGTCTAAAGGAAATATCCAGGCGCTTTCtttgctgcttcctctccttccttagGAAACAAAACATTGGGCATCAGGTGATAGACTCAGAGTGCTGATGGCTCAATTTGACAACCTGCCATGATCTTTTGAACAGAGTGAGTTGGAGTTTGTTGAGCctctggttttgtttgtgtgtccacaGTGAACTCTGTCTGCTGGGGTCCATATGACTTCGGTCTGATTCTGGCCTGTGGAAGCTCAGACGGTGCCATTTCCCTCGTCACATTTACTGGGGATCAGCAGTGGGACATCAAGAAGATCAGCAACGCACACACTGTGAGTTTAACACACAGCTCGATGCACAACTGTAATTTAATGACGTTTAATTTTTGTGTGAGATGAATGTTAATCGATACTGTGATTTACTCTGTCGTGCTGTTTGTCCTCGCTTCATTGCTGTATTGGATTTGCTTCGGGAGTGTAAAGTGTCACGTAAAACTGTGCTGGTGCTGCTCTTCAGATTGGTCTCTGTTTATTCATTCAGTTGTGATTTTCCTGCAGATCGGCTGTAACGCAGTGAGCTGGGCGCCTGCTGTGGTTCC
This region includes:
- the sec13 gene encoding protein SEC13 homolog, with the protein product MVSVINTVDTSHEDMIHDAQMDYYGTRLATCSSDRTVKIFDVRNGGQILVADLRGHEGPVWQVAWAHPMFGNILASCSYDRKVIIWKEENGSWDKMYEYTGHESSVNSVCWGPYDFGLILACGSSDGAISLVTFTGDQQWDIKKISNAHTIGCNAVSWAPAVVPGSLIDQPSGQKPNYVKRFVSGGCDNLVKLWKEEDGQWKEDQKLEAHSDWVRDVGWAPSIGLPTSTIASCSQDGRVFIWTCDDPAGNTWTAKLLHKFNDVVWHVSWSITGNILAVSGGDNKVTLWKESMDGQWACISDVSKGQGAVSTITDTQQSEQ